GGATGCTGCAGAGGCACAGGAGGCAGTGTTTGCTGCCTCAGAGCACTCACAGAAAACCAGTTGGttttgcaaaaggaagaaaatgtctttctgaGGCTGCAATTCATCAAAGTCTGGCCATAAGCCAAAAACTGACTCTGAAAATAGTGCTTCCTCATTTAACTTATTTATCCTTTGTGTGTGTCCAGGTCATATCTGCTCAGTTTACTGGAGCAAACaagatttaatttctgttttatctgtAGAGGAGGCTTCTGGATTTCATTCTAAATTCAGCCTGATCCTACCTGTTCTTATCTGCCATTTTTGGTTGTTCCCTTAACCCAGGGTCTCCCCAGGTCAGACACTGTGCTTTGCCTGTTCCTTTAAAGTCCTGCCCATCCTGCTTTGACAGGTAACATCTGCATGGACACACAGAGGATATTCTGCCCATCTCAGGGAGGGAGTTGTGTGGGTGTAACTGGAGGTGAGGGTCGACGTGGTGATGGCAGAATGGCCTTTCCTCAGCTCCGTAGAGTGGGCACCATCAGAAAAGGCaaatattggttttgtttggcaAATGTGTTCTGCCAGGACAGAGCTCATGGTATGCTTGGtgtgcttttcttttacttGATCTATCATCAAGGAATTactgagcagctggaggctgtTATTTACCCTGCAGGAGGTGTGTGATAAGGAGAGCAGAAACCAGCTTTCTCCGGAAGGTCTCGATGCCAAGAACAACATCAGACctcagcagagcacagaagGGGCCATAGAGCCAGTGCCAAGGGCTCAGCCTTGGGTGGCTGAGACCAGCAGATTCCAGAGGAGCTCTGGATGGCCAAATGTGCATGTTGATGGTTTTATAATGGGGGAAATCTGAGCTGAAGGCTGggttatgattttttttttttcctgaaagttcTGTGTGGTGGCAGTATGCTGGCTTGGGAAAGCTCTAAGTGTCTATTTAGAATTGGAGTTTATTGCTCCATGGATATGTTTTGGTATCACATGATTAATATTAAAGCAGTTCTGCAATTCATTTTGTTCTAAAGCATaacttattttgtatttatgtgGTGTATTAGATGTTCATTTTCAAGCAGATATCACAGCAACTAATGCAATCTGCTAGTTTTGCCAAAAGAAGTTAAATTGGGACAAACTTCTGCATgtgttggagtttttttcctctgcttgccATTTCTGAAATAGCATTTTGCAATCTCTCTTGACATACTGAGATGGGGGggattctgttttgtttcctacCCCTGTTGCAGCTGGAAAGACATAGTTAACAAAGTGGATGCCCAGAGGGATGAGGAACAAGTGCACAGTTACCCAAAGAGCCTTCATCTGGATCCCAAGCCTGGGCAAGAGATGCAGAAAGGCAgcccccagccagcagcaggtcagaAGAGAGGGGAAGAGCATCCAAGAACTGCTCAGGAGGGTGAGAAGGAAAGGACAGATGAGGAGGAACTGGAAATGGGTATGTTTCCCTAATCCTGTGCTGGACAGGACTAATTTATTGCTGATcaaggtggggagggaggaagtgCTTGTGTATGAGAGTGTTAGTGTTCAAGGAAACCTTACAACTCTTGGAAAACTCTGATGCTTTTATTGTCCTTGGTCAAATGAAAAGCCTGGACCATTTTCCATTCTTGTTCCCTGTTGTCCTGCAACCTCACACATTTTCAAAGTAGTGGACTCACAATCTGTGTAAGTGAAGTCAATTCTCCTTTCTTTATTATGGGAGTGAGAAGGAaaatgtcctcttttttttttttgtttgcaagaCTTGATCTCAGTCTCCCATAGGAATTGATTTAATCTTTTTAGAAGTGGGTCTTCTAACTTAGGGAAGAAAATTTCCCAACTCTCCTTAGGAGgctaaaagcaaataaatgaagGGGCAGCTACTTGGACTGGACAGTCAGCTACCAGGGCAGCTACAGCTGTTTTGAAGCCTGGTAAGTAACTGCAGTTGGGCATTGGAGCTCTTGGAACAGGGTGTTAGAATTCCTCAGCCTTCTGCTCTGGGTCTCTTCAGACCCCCGTGCACTGACTCACTCAGCTAATGACAGGCTGGGAGAAACATTTGCCTGGGTGTAAAGTTCATCATCTCACCATGAAACCAACTAATGAATAATCCATTAGATGATGCATCTGAGGGCAGAatctttgcttccttttccaGTGTGAACACTTTATAAACAGATTTCTCTGCTTCAAACAGCCTCTGCCCTGGATTTCTCTTGCACACTTGGAAAAGAACCTGCAAGACCTGGAAGTTAGCAAGTCAAAAAAAGGGACACTGAAATGTAGATATGAGTAATTCTAATCCTGTGTGTTGCTAGGCTGAGGTAGAATGACTAAGTTAGGTGGCTTTTCATGTAGTAATTTTTTACTGTTGTCTTGGATGCAGTAAGGCAGGGGAGCCAGGAGCTGAATCCTGGGAAGTTCTCATCTGAAATGCTGACTTGCATCCTCTTTAACATGGTTAAGATGGTCTCAGCCTGGTTTCTTCAGAGTAGATTTTGGCTCTGGATTTGGAACAGGGGAAGGATGTCATGGGGCAGGGATTAAAGCCTGTGGCTGAACCTTGGATCAAAAGGCTGAAATCCCCCAAGATGGGGCATTTCTTCCCGGCCTCTTGGCTCAGTTCACTCTGTGCAGGTGAAGTTCTTCCtcccagaacagcagcatttgGGTCACTCTGCTGGTGTGCACTGAGGGGCTGGTCTGGAGAGGAGGTTTGGTGTGCCTGTGCTGGCCCACAGCCACCTTTGGCTGCTATTTCATGTTTTGCTGACCTGATTTTCAGCAAGTTCCCTCAGAGGAACTGAACTAATTGGTTCACATCAAAGTGAATTCTACCCTGAGAAGAAAAGGCCTCGTGGCAGGTATAGGGGAGTGTGAGGACCAGCAGCTCTTGACCTCTGTGTCCTAATTGGGATGAACAGCCACAGCACTGACTGggctgccctggtgctgggaaTGCTGGTATCTCACAGGGTCCTGAGGTGTCCCATtctggcagctggaggagaatggttctgctctgccctctgaGTGGGCCTGAGGAGGTATCCCTCTGGAAGCACACATGGAGCCTGCAGGCAGGTTGAGACAAATCCCTGTGGGACATGGATTTAATTCAGCAAGAATCCTAACAGGTGAGACTGGATTTTGAGAGGTTGCACTGGTAACTGTCCCCTTTCCTTGCAGATGCAGGAGTGATTGAGAGAGAGGAGAACCTGCATTCTCAGAAGGAGCCTGTTGCCCAGGAGCCAATGGTAAGTGTCACCTGGGTGCAACCCCAGCTCTGAACAAGATTCCAGCTGTCCCACTTACATCCATGCTTTCCCAGAAGTTTGTGTAACATGCAACTCCAGACTCCTTGGTTCTGGAGGGGTCCAGAGATAACAAAGACTGAGGGGGGGGTGTTGTTTTCAGAACCACTAACATGCTTGAAGAGAGGTGTGGCTTCTTGCTGGTGAAGGCAGCCTCACCTTGGGCTCTGTCTCCCAAGGGGATGTCCTGCCTGGTATTCACAAGAGGCTTTTTTGTCCAGATGCCAGATGATGCTGCAGATCCTGCCCAGGATCCCAATAACCAAGGGGAGGATGAGTTTGAggaagctgagctggagagacCTGACTTTGAAGAGAAGGTGGGAGGTTTGGAGAAGTTCAAGGAGCCCAGCTTGAAGGAAGAGTCTAAGGAGAAGCCACTGAAGGTGACTGACCTGAGGGCAACCAGcagggttagggttagggttagaGAGAGACCCCCAGCTATGAATGGGGTGAGGCAGAGGGCTTAAGGactcagaggaaaacaaatcatATTCCTGGATGGATCCAGAATCCCACCACAGGGCTATGGAGAAACCTTCAGAGAATCAGTGGGTTGGTCAGTACCAGAACTTGTtctctccctgtcctctctGCTTGCTGAAGGCAGCCCTAGCATTTGCAGCACCTACATGTCTGGAGAGacaaggagcaggagctggctctTGCTGCAGAGGTGCTGTGTCCTTTCAAGCACTTGAGAGACCAAAACCAGAGACAATGCCAAGGGCCTGTGCTGGGGGTCTGGTGagagcaggcactgctgctcctgggaagggcaggctcctggcagcagggacaccACGTGAGGACTCTGCCTCCTCCTTTGCCTGCTTGCAGATGGAATCCATTTCATTTGCAAAGTGCTTCTTGCTGTCTGAAGCCAGGCCCTGCATCAGGACGATAGTAGCTTGTTTTGATAAGCAGCTGAgtgttgcttgttttaaaaaggaGTGGTTTATCTGTCAGGCTCTAAAATCATGATTAATAGTGAGGTTTAAAAagatatgtgtgtgtgtgtatatatatataaaattcaggccaatgaaagcaaacaagaaagaGATCTGGCACCAACAGAGCAACACCTCCTAAAGGTTAGGGAAAATGTGGAAAGAATTAGTGGCATAAATACCTGACTTTCAGATAGgactgggctgtgctgcctggagctCTGCCCTAAGGAACTTCTAggttccctgcagccctgggaccttcctgctgcaggagaggccTCTCTCCCTGGTGGAAGGAACTGGGCAGTTGCCAATGGCAGGTGGGAAGAGAGACTGGTTGGAGAAAGTACAGATGGAGTTGGGGTGTCCTCATTGTCTCTCCACTGGCCGCTGATCCTTGATCTATAGCTCAGCCTTCCAGACCTGGGGCTCTAACGCAGGAGAGCTGTATCCCTGGCAGGGAACAGAAGTGGGTTGGGGCACCATCAGCAGTGTCTGacttcctgtgtttttcagGATGCTGACAGACCTGCCAAGCCCAGGGAAGAGCCAGTGGAGGACTACCAAGAAGATCAGGAGCAAGAAATTGTACGACACCAAggttcttcctctttccctctctggTGTGGTTGTTACCTGGGTATGTTGGTAGCCAGGAGCTGAGTGTGACCCAGTGTTTAGATGGGAGCCCCCACTTCAGTTTTGGCTCTGCCTGCTCAGTGAGGTGGGTCTCCAGAACAAACCTGGAGCCCACCTACCTCTGCTCCCTCTTCTTGTTCAAGCTTTCAGAGCACCCTTTACACTGTCTCCCCTCCTCATTTCTTTCTGCATCCATCTGCAGCAGTTGAGCTGTGAGATGTTCACCAAACAGCACCTGGGGGGATTatgagctgtgctggtgcagcaAGGCAAGATCAACAGGTGTTTTTCTAATCATCACCCTGGGGTTTTAATTCCTGTGGTGAGAAATTCATTGAGAGCCCTGCAAGTCACATAAAAGTATGGGTGACAGGAGAATGTGACATCTCACTCCTGAGGCAGGAGTGGAGGTGGTGGGTCGTTTGGGCCACAGTTGCCAGGAAGCCACTGCTCCCTTGTGTGGCTGAGAACAGGTCCCAGAGCTCCAGGACTCCTGCAGTCAGTGACAGGCTGGCATTCCTCAGGGAGAAAGATTGGAGGCCACCAAAGATCAAGAGCATGAGCTCTAGAGAGGATCACCCTGGTGCCTCTGGCTCACGTAGATAGAAGTGAAGGATCCTCTTCATCCTCTGTTTGCCCTTTGTGAGTGGCTCCTGCTGGCTTGTTCTGCAGTTTGGAGGTGGTTGCTGAGGAGCTGAGGGTTTGGGCTGCCTGCTGGGAATGCAGGGGTGGGGAAATCAGGGGTGGGCAGAGCCAAGGTGATGGCAGGAGCTATCCTTGCCCTGGGTGTAGAACCTGGTGTGTACCCTGGGTAGCTGGACCTCTGAGTGCCCAtggaggctgtgctggctgctgcacaTCATGGGGGGATTTGTTACATGGTTTTAAGTGTGGTGGGTGTAGGAGATGTCCTGCTCATGTAGCAGTGGCAACAGGCTGTGATGTCAAAATGGCTTTGTAATGCCAGGGTATGAAATGTGCTGGAATGAACAGGCTGATCATGGCAACACAGGCTTCTCACCTCTGTGTCTTGGCTTAGTGCCTTGCAAATGACTCCCAAAGGTCCCTGGCAGAGATGGATTCTTCCCTGTTTTCCTGAGTTTCCCAAGCTGGGCTGGCATGCTGAAAGAGCTATAGTGGTTAGGGTCTCCTTTTCCAGGCCTTgctgattttttccttcctggctgTTCCTCTGCACCCAGGAGGATCATGGAGGTGAGGTGGATGACAATGATGACCTGGAACTTGTCCAAGACCAGAAGGATCATGGAGGCATACAGGGAGCTGGGGGCAAGAAGGATGACTACTACTGaaagctgctgaaggaagaTGGACTATGCTGGGAATGAGGAGATGGGAACTCCTCCTGGGAACTGGCTCCTGTGTTCAACACTGCCTGGAACAgacacaggcaggaggaggtAACTGTCTCTGCAGGCACTGAGCAGGCTGCTTGCAGATGTGCATCACATCTGCATGTGTGGGGCAATTGCTGCCTCTCCAGTCACCAGCATGGAAGTGCTCTCAGACTGTAGGAATGATAtcattctgctgcttctcttagAAGCACTTTTTGATTTACTGTGTTCTTCACCCTCTTGTTTTCCCTATCCCCTCCCAAGCTGGagagtttcttattttttaacaccCTGGTCAGCAGAGTGGAGCCTGAACTGGTCCCTGGGCTTTTACTTGACTGATGGCTAATACAAAGGAATCTgtcttcataaaatattttgctcagtGGTGTTTCTTTAAAACGTCCTTTTCCCCCACCAGAGTGAGGTGGAGAGGCAGTTAGCCTGCTTTGTCTGGAGGGATGCAAGGTGAGAGCTAACCATGAGCACCAACAGAAattactctgtgtgtgtgtctgtgaacAACTGGGTCCTCTCACTGGTGCAGAGACTCTTCCACTGACTCAAAGCAGAGCCTGTAGAGTTCTCCCTTCCTTGGCTTTGAGCTGGGACTGTCCTGCTAGGCTTGAAGCCTCCCCTAATGTTGTGCCTCTTGTCTTGACGTGTCTGCTGCCCCCTGGGCTCCTGGAGATGCGGCTGGCCTGAGCTAAGCCAGGCTCTTctgggctggtggcagggaTTGCCACAGAAATAGCCAAGCGTGGTGGATGGAGCACTTCATGGCACAGCTGTGGGATATTGTTCTTAATTTGTGTAGTATTTTGGTGGTGTGGAAGCCCCCAGCGGGACACGAACAGATTCCGAGGAGGGCCAGACTTAAAGTTTTCAGATGGAAGCGGCAGGCTGGGAGCAGACACCCAGTTCTGTGCATCTGCTGTAACCttcctgttcctgctgcaggcacGGCATCCAGgcagagctgtccctgctctgccctcctcaGGCCACCAGCAGAACCGAGCAGAGCAGAACTCAGCCTGCCTCTGCCCCTCGGACCCCGAGGCTCCTCCCTCCCTGACCTCCTGAGAGACACTCAGCTTGTAAGATCTCCAAAGTGGCTTGAAATGGTTAATGCTcgttgctgctttgttttgctgccCTTGCTGTCTGATGCAATACTGCTCAGCCTCCACTGCCTGCTATAAATAGCACATTCAGAACAGATCAGCTGGAGTTGCAGATGAATCCTGATCAAAAATTGGCTGCAGGTCTCAGCTGGGCTGGTGAGATAGGTCTGTTTCACTGGTCAGTGCAGGATCAACAGCCAACATGTCTGTGACATGAGCTTCAAGTCTTCATGTCCAAGCTGCCCCAGTGAGATCTGCAGCAGttatttctgctgaatttcactCCTCTTCTGTGCTTCTCTCAGCCTGTGACTGCCCAAGCACGGACATTCAGACCTCACTGGAAGTGAATCAAGTGCTGGAAATAGAACCCCAGTGGGGGTGAGGCTGTGTCTGACTCAGACTGCAGGAGCTATCTAGATTAGGAGGCAAATCCTCTGCTTTTGCTTGTCTAGGATGAGCAATCCTCAAAGTTATGACTCGGAGGGAATTGGAGCAACTCAGCCCTAAATGTGAAGCTGCCTGCCAGGAGGATGCTTTAGCAACCATATGTCAGATGGTGCCCTCAGCTGAGAGCTGAGCACCTCCTCTGCTCTAGGGAtcctctgccctggctgcagccaggactaaaactggcagtgctgcagaaatggctggctggctgctgggtGCTTGGTGCTGCCTTGCAAGTTGCCCCCATCTTCATGACTAGTTGACTGTAACAGGAGATGAAACAGGAGACAGACCCAGTGGAGGAgaactggaaaagcagaaaacctgTGGTGCTGGGTCTGTCTGAAGGCCCAGAAAGCAAGATGGGGTGTCTCTGCCTGGGGGTTCACTGCCTAAAGGCAGTAGTAGTGTCTTGCCTGAGTGGTGAACTGTTGGAGCTAATACAGGAGAGGCCCAGGCTGAGTTTTACAGCAGACTGAGGCACAGAGGAAGGTCTTGGAAAGCAGCTGGATTACTAAGAGAGCAAACAATGAGACAGAGGATTCACAGTGCTGGCAGGCTGACCAAGCCAAAGCATATGTTTTCACTTGTCTCTTGCATAAATAATTGGTTTTTGCTTAGAGACACAATGCAAGGCCAAAGGACTCTGGGCAGGGTGAGGTGTAGTTAACCTGCAGTGGTGTTACACATGTTGTCAGGGgttgctctttatttttcttcgGGCCCTGACAATGATGTAGAACAGATTTTTGTAAACAAATCTATTTCCAGGATTCACATGATGGGAAAGTATTAAGTGGTTTGGCCACATCTTTAGCCAGATGATGAGAATTAACAGTACATTCTGGCCCCTTACAAGTAAAGGCATGGACAAGGGCAACATATGCCTATCAGTTAGTTAAATGAAACATCTGTTTAATGAAGCCTACTTCTCTGTAACCCCCTTCTTACCTGGAATCCCATTTAGGATTATTAGGCTCATTTACGTGGCATTTTTAGGGGTTAAAATTTCACAATCTAATAGGAGTTTAGTGAGAAGTTTTCTCTAAGACATCCAAAATAGttggaggagaaaaatgccCCAAACCCATGCATATCCTGTAGGTGTGAACTGTCTGCACATCCCCAAACCAAGAATGTCCTCTCGTTTCTAATTATAGCTGGGACTTAGAGTAACAGAGGTTTCTAAGGATGGCTGTTGTTCATATTCTGTGTAGTCTGAGTGGGACTGGCTGTTGTGAAACTTAAGGATTAACTATGAATCTAACCTAGACTGCTGGAGCACAGACCTGCCAGGGAATGAACATCCTTCAGTGCTCATTCCTTCTTTGCACCTTGCAATAATATTTGTCTTTTCACCCCATCTGAGTGCCATTTTACACTTGAGCACCTCTGGAGTGAAACCTGCCAATTTTGCTGAACTCACTGCTGCTTTGGTGTTAGAGAGGAACAATGTGTGTGGAAAAGATGTCAATATATATGGAAAAGATGAGGTAGGCATAAGTATCACTGACAGGTTGGAGTGTTCTGTATCCATACGTCCATGTGCCTGAAGATGTAGAAATCaaaggagtgtgtgtgtatcCATGTCTTATTGAAAAGAAGACTGGGTCTTGCAGGACTTGCAGGAGCCAGAGGTTCAGGACATGAACCCACAGGGAAGAATGATTATATCTTCCAGTTCCTGGTAACTTTGGCAGTCATCCTGGGAAGGACATTTGAggaggcttccacagcttcccaggaAATGCTGTATCTCTAGTTAGCTTGTCTTTCCCTCTTCTACAACTTCAAAtgcatgtatttgaattcaGTCCAGAGCTAAGGGATGTGGCACATGCAATCAGGTGtcttctctgctgtgccagcactAGATCCTTCTTTCCATTGGATCTCTCAATGGAAGAACTCAACGTGTGTTGCAAATCCTAAGGAGCACCAGAGGCAGGTGCCAGATCTGATCCCTGAAACAACAGCTCTTGGTGCAATCTGCTTTTAACAGCATGAGAACTGCACAGAGTTTGAGGAGAGACAACTGGCTTTGTTTGGCTCCAGCCACCTCCTGAACACCCCCCATGTCTCTCGGGAAGGCTGATGAGATCTTCAGTTTTGCATCCTAGCTGGAATTCCACAGGTAAGTTTGCCTCAGCCACCACCAAGTGccttcagcagcacagcccttccttTTGCCCTGGAATAATAACCAAGTGTTTTCCAGGGAGAGCAGCCATCACTACAGCTTTAGCATCCTGCTGTTTGCTGGGCCTGTATTCTTCATTGATTCCTCTTGGTATCAAAGGAGGTCTCTAACAGCTTTCTCTAGGCAGGCACACACCTCCCCCTCAGCATTGAATTTGCTTAAAAATTAGATGTGGAAATAAGTTCTAATACttattaaagattttttcctcaagaaacCATAGACTTTAAAAAGGCAAGGCTTTCAGACAGGAAAAGGTGTCCTGGTCTGAGGCCATTTTGGTCATGTTGATGTTCAGTGCatctagaaaacaaaactaattaaACAAGTTCCACGTTGCTGCAAATCATACTTTGTATGTGTTCATCTTACATCTTCAATGAAGTCCAAGGGGTAtgatttgggtttggtttttgttcagattatgaaagaaaaacaggcttaaaaaaaaaatcttatttttgttgtattttaaacttttataaGACAATAAacacttttaaagaaaacttgcATAGTAAGCTTGTATTTCCAAGTAGGTAACACAGGGGAAAACTACACTGATGTGCTTAGGCACGTTTCTGGGGTTTTTAACATGGTAATTGTTCTGCTTTGCAGGTTAAAGATAGACAAATGCATATGTTGTGCCAGAGAAACTGGAACAGGACACTGTGTAAAATCTGatcaaaacacaaaccaaaaacaccCCACTTTGTTTGTGTGGGATGAAACCTGCAATGTAAGGACTTAAAGCAGCTTTTACCAGTTGAAGTATTCAAAGAATCTTCAAGGAGGTATTTGTGTTGCTGTTTCACGCAGAGATCTTTTGTTTACACATTGAGCCAAGTTTGCACCTTAGTGTGAATCTTGCAAGGAGGCTCAGGAAGGGGCAGGGTGCAGGGCGGGGgcactgctgcctcctccagccccccccGCGCTGCACAGCGGCTGCCTCGGGGGCAAAGGGATGGATGGGCTGAGGCTGGGTCctgaaaatggcttttctttgaaaacaggCGGAGGGAAAGTATCTTTTTCCTTTAGCCTCCCAGCCTGGGGTGCACAGAAGCAGCTCCCGGCCCCCCCGGGGGGCTCCTCGCTGCATCTTTGCCGAGTTTCTCTCCATCTCTGGTCCCAAGGGGTTAAAGCAGCCGCGGTCTGCGGACAgaaccctttaaaaaaaaataaataataaacacaaCAACCCCTCTAGAaccctttaaaaagaaaaaataataacccCTCCGGTTCCCCTTCCTCCCGCTTCAGCTGGAGGGCAGCTCTGACACTTCCCACAGCGCCGTTCTGGACCAGATCTCTGCCCGAGCCGCGAGCAGCGCCCGCCTTCGCTCCATCCCCCGGGGCCGCGGCTCCGGAGCCCCGGGCAGGGGGTTGGGGTGTCCCCGGGGGGCGGCAGCGCTCGGGGCTcccggggcagggcaggcagggcaggcagggcaggcagggcaggcagggcaggcagggcaggcagggcgcGGGTTGCTCCGCAGCCCAGCGAGAGTTAACGGCGGGGCCGCCTCCATTGGCGGCCGGGGAGCGGCTGCCgccgacccccccccccggctgGCGGCGGGGCTGGATGCGGCGGGGCCGGCATGCCCAGCCTGCTGCCGCCCTTCCTCGCCCTGCTCTGCCtcggggcggccgcgggggcgGGCAGCGCCCGGCCCGCCGAGCCGCGGGACGAGCCGTGGTGCCCTTACAAGGTGGGGGCCGAGGgggaggcgggcgggcggcTCTGCTTCCGCACGCCGGCCCGAGGCTTCCAGTGCTCGGCGCGGGCCTGCCGGGCGCACCGCTCGCCGGGCGGGGGGCTGGTGGCCAACGTGCTCCGCAACGGCAGCGTCCTGCTGCAGTGgggccccccgcgccccgccgccggccTGCGGGGCTTCGCGCTCAACTGCTCCTGGGACGGCACCTACACCCGCTTCCCCTGCGACAGCGTGGAGCTGGGCGCGGCCTGTCGCGACTACCTGCTGCCCGAGGCTCACGGCAGCGTCCGCTACcgcctctgcctgcagccccgcttcgccccgccgcgccccgccggccccgcgcaCTGCGTGGAGTTCCGCGTGGAGCCGGCGGCCATGCGGGACATCGTGGTGGCCATGACGGCCGTGGGGGGCTCCATCTGCGTCATGCTGGTCTTCATCTGCCTCCTGGTGGCTTACATCACCGAGAACCTGATGAGCCCGGCGCtggccgccccgcgccgcgcctAAGCCCGGCCGCCTCGCCCCCGCGGCGTGCGGGGTTTGCTGTGCCCCAGCTGCCGGGATTCGGGTGTTTCCTCAGGATTCGGAGCTCTCCTTCCTCCTAGGGTGGCTGCTCAGCCCGAGCCGTAGCTGAACTCGCAGGATCTCAGCGGATTTAAGGTCCACAAGTGCCAGGAAGGAACCGGCCCTTGGGACAAGCAAGGGACAGACCTCGGGGAGGACTCCAGGACGCTCTTCTTCCAAGCCTGTGCCGAAATCCCCTTGCTCTGCAGTTGGTTCTcgattattttgttgttgttgcccCGAGGGAGGATGCTGTGCGAAGCCCGGGggacagcagagctctggaacCACAAAGCCCACGGCTCCCTGAGCGTCTGCTCCAAAGCCCACCTAAAAACCGGGACTTCAGTGGGGTTTGTATCGTGCCTGGTGTTGTTCACAAGTTCTGGGGTCTAGACTGGTCGACTGTCCAAAACAGAGGGGGGTTTCTGGTCAGTTTGAGTAACCACCACCCTCCTACACCCAGTTAAACCTGCTGTTCTCCCCTTAGGACTGGACCCGTAGTGTCCCCAGAGAGCAATGCTCCAGGGACAAACGTGGTGGGAAAATCCTGTTTTGCTGTACGAGTAGGAACCGACCCTTAGTTATAAGCCCAGTGTAAGTGAGCACCATCACTGCCCCCTGAAATCCCATCTTCTGGAATGCTCTGTGCAGCTACACTAAGGTAGAAGTGTCTTAAACACAGAACTCACTAAAAATAATGTTGTAGCCCAGTGCTTTGAGCATAGAACACTCCTCGTTAGCTGCTCACTCGATGCTGTAGTCATTAAGGTTTTAGCCATAAAGTTTTAATTCTATTGTGCCTTAGTGCTGAGAATTTCCCCCATTTATATTAGCATATCTGTTCCTGTAGTCTTCACAGACAACTGTACCTCCCCTAGTGTTTTTGTCTCTGCAACTggtggttgttggtttgttcagttgtttgttctg
The nucleotide sequence above comes from Apus apus isolate bApuApu2 chromosome 20, bApuApu2.pri.cur, whole genome shotgun sequence. Encoded proteins:
- the FNDC10 gene encoding fibronectin type III domain-containing protein 10; its protein translation is MPSLLPPFLALLCLGAAAGAGSARPAEPRDEPWCPYKVGAEGEAGGRLCFRTPARGFQCSARACRAHRSPGGGLVANVLRNGSVLLQWGPPRPAAGLRGFALNCSWDGTYTRFPCDSVELGAACRDYLLPEAHGSVRYRLCLQPRFAPPRPAGPAHCVEFRVEPAAMRDIVVAMTAVGGSICVMLVFICLLVAYITENLMSPALAAPRRA